Proteins from a single region of Pyramidobacter porci:
- a CDS encoding amino acid ABC transporter ATP-binding protein: protein MSGLPILTVSGLKKSFGALEVLKGVSLSVAEGEIISIIGPSGTGKSTLLRCINYLERPTAGVIAIDGVSVDASRSRRRDVYALRRKAAMVFQNYNLFRNKTALENIMEPMTQVQKVPCGEAREEAERILKVIGLFDKRDVYPAHLSGGQRQRIGIGRAMAVRPRVMLFDEPTSSLDPELVNEVLEVIRQLASEHRMTMLIVTHEMRFAQEISDRVLFMDNGGIALEGTPQEIFGGDNPRVRKFVGSVA from the coding sequence ATGAGCGGGCTGCCCATATTGACGGTGTCCGGTCTGAAAAAAAGCTTCGGCGCGCTCGAGGTCCTGAAGGGCGTCAGTCTTTCGGTCGCAGAGGGCGAGATCATCTCGATCATCGGCCCTTCGGGAACGGGCAAATCCACCCTGCTGCGGTGCATCAACTATCTGGAACGTCCCACCGCGGGGGTGATCGCCATCGACGGCGTCAGCGTGGACGCTTCCCGGAGCCGCCGTAGGGATGTTTACGCGCTGCGCAGAAAGGCCGCCATGGTCTTCCAGAACTATAACCTGTTCCGGAACAAGACGGCGCTTGAAAACATCATGGAACCCATGACGCAGGTGCAGAAGGTTCCCTGCGGCGAGGCCAGGGAAGAGGCCGAGAGGATCCTGAAGGTCATCGGGCTGTTCGACAAGCGCGACGTCTATCCGGCCCACCTGTCGGGCGGGCAGCGGCAGCGGATCGGCATTGGCAGGGCCATGGCCGTCAGGCCCAGAGTCATGCTTTTCGACGAGCCCACTTCCTCCCTCGATCCCGAACTGGTCAACGAGGTGCTGGAAGTTATCCGGCAGCTGGCCTCGGAGCATCGCATGACGATGCTCATCGTGACGCACGAGATGCGTTTCGCGCAGGAGATCTCGGACCGCGTCCTGTTCATGGACAACGGGGGAATCGCCCTTGAAGGAACTCCGCAGGAAATCTTCGGCGGCGATAACCCGAGAGTGCGCAAGTTCGTGGGCTCCGTGGCTTGA
- a CDS encoding amino acid ABC transporter permease: MVFQFDYFLRMFTIIFSGFKNTVSMAFISLIFAVLLGFVLAASRYYDIPVMKQFSVVFTSFFRSTPFIAQLFVFYYGFAQISMTVRSLSSFWAVVIVLSLSFAAYMGENIRGAISSVDKGQFEAGISIGMTPWQTIRRIVIPQAARVAVPGMVNSFANLFKSTSLAFTVGVMDMTSCAKNEVNLTYRYLEGFIALLLIYWVILALVSYAQAVLERYMNRPYVQEGQ, encoded by the coding sequence GGATTCAAAAACACGGTCTCGATGGCGTTCATCTCGCTCATTTTCGCGGTCCTGCTCGGCTTTGTGCTGGCGGCGTCCCGATACTACGACATTCCCGTGATGAAGCAGTTTTCCGTCGTGTTCACGTCGTTTTTCCGCAGCACGCCCTTTATCGCGCAGCTCTTCGTCTTTTATTACGGTTTCGCGCAGATCTCCATGACCGTCAGGAGCCTGTCCAGCTTCTGGGCGGTCGTCATCGTGCTCTCGCTCAGTTTCGCGGCCTACATGGGCGAGAACATCCGCGGCGCCATCAGTTCGGTCGACAAGGGGCAGTTCGAGGCGGGGATCTCCATCGGCATGACGCCGTGGCAGACGATCCGCCGCATCGTGATCCCGCAGGCGGCCCGCGTCGCCGTGCCCGGCATGGTCAATTCGTTCGCCAACCTGTTCAAGTCCACGTCGCTGGCCTTCACCGTCGGCGTCATGGACATGACGTCCTGCGCCAAAAACGAGGTCAACCTGACCTATCGCTATCTGGAAGGGTTCATCGCCCTGCTGCTCATTTACTGGGTCATCCTCGCCCTCGTCTCCTACGCGCAGGCGGTGCTGGAACGCTACATGAACAGGCCTTACGTGCAGGAGGGGCAGTAG